One region of Leptolyngbya sp. CCY15150 genomic DNA includes:
- a CDS encoding 2'-5' RNA ligase family protein has protein sequence MSSMTTRQSSHPGEYRFFVALIPPPDVQEAALQIIQELGDRFQTSTAKAPPHITLYPPFLWTDSDRLLETLTAIAQTQAPIDITLSGFAAFPPRVLYLHVEPAPGLMTLQTTLSQQLEQRLGIVDPVEQRRGFTPHLTVASRNVTRSTFRTAWSDLQPREFTASFRSDRLSLLRHNRRYWEVVEDIPLIA, from the coding sequence ATGTCTAGCATGACCACCCGCCAATCGTCCCATCCTGGTGAATACCGTTTCTTCGTGGCCCTAATTCCACCACCCGACGTGCAGGAGGCCGCCCTGCAGATCATCCAAGAGCTGGGCGATCGCTTCCAAACCAGCACCGCCAAAGCACCGCCCCATATCACCCTCTACCCGCCATTTTTATGGACAGATAGCGATCGCCTCCTAGAAACTCTCACAGCGATCGCCCAAACCCAAGCTCCCATTGACATCACGCTGTCTGGCTTTGCCGCCTTTCCCCCTCGGGTGCTCTACCTGCATGTTGAGCCAGCTCCTGGTCTCATGACCCTGCAAACAACCCTCAGCCAACAGCTTGAGCAGCGTTTAGGCATTGTTGATCCTGTTGAACAGCGGCGCGGCTTCACCCCTCACCTCACCGTCGCCTCTCGCAACGTCACCCGTTCCACCTTTCGCACCGCCTGGAGCGATCTCCAACCCCGTGAGTTTACAGCCAGCTTCAGGAGCGATCGCCTCTCGCTCCTGCGCCACAACCGTCGGTATTGGGAGGTTGTCGAGGATATCCCCCTCATCGCCTGA
- the thrB gene encoding homoserine kinase, which translates to MPPSVTVIVPATTANLGAGFDCIGASLSMYNQFFFDLLPPTTEQQVTIQVEGTEADRVQSDQRNLVYQTFLSFFQHLKQPPPPVAIRIQLGVPLARGLGSSATAIVGGLLGANALAGSPLSQTEIMHLAIALEGHPDNVVPALLGGCRLASADDQGRWTVCDVPWHFDIIPVVAIPNFELSTEEARSVLPQQYSRADAIYNIAHMGLLIRGLSNGRGDWLKSALGDRIHQPYRQTLIHGYEAVAAAAASVGAHGVVISGAGPTLLALCPPQATTAVQAAIERAWVEQGLMARVEALQLDTRGAIVTLHTQS; encoded by the coding sequence GTGCCCCCTAGTGTGACTGTGATTGTTCCGGCAACGACGGCAAATTTGGGTGCCGGCTTCGACTGCATTGGTGCATCGCTATCGATGTATAACCAATTTTTCTTTGACCTGCTGCCCCCAACGACGGAGCAGCAGGTCACCATTCAGGTAGAGGGCACAGAGGCAGATCGGGTGCAGTCTGATCAGCGCAACTTGGTCTACCAAACCTTTTTGTCTTTCTTCCAGCACCTCAAGCAACCGCCGCCGCCGGTCGCCATTCGGATTCAACTGGGAGTGCCCCTAGCGCGTGGGTTGGGGAGTTCCGCCACGGCAATTGTGGGGGGGCTGCTCGGTGCCAATGCCCTGGCCGGATCGCCCCTCAGCCAAACCGAGATCATGCATCTAGCGATCGCCCTTGAAGGTCATCCCGATAACGTAGTACCGGCGTTACTAGGAGGCTGTCGTCTAGCATCAGCGGATGACCAAGGACGGTGGACGGTGTGCGACGTTCCTTGGCACTTTGACATCATCCCAGTCGTCGCCATTCCCAACTTTGAGCTATCCACCGAAGAGGCCCGCAGCGTCTTGCCCCAGCAGTACAGCCGCGCCGATGCCATCTACAACATTGCCCATATGGGGCTGCTGATTCGGGGGCTCTCCAATGGACGAGGCGACTGGCTGAAGAGCGCCCTAGGCGATCGCATTCACCAGCCCTATCGCCAAACCTTGATCCACGGCTATGAAGCGGTTGCAGCAGCAGCGGCCAGCGTCGGTGCCCACGGGGTGGTGATCAGCGGCGCTGGCCCTACCTTGCTGGCCCTGTGCCCACCCCAAGCGACCACAGCGGTGCAGGCTGCTATTGAGCGGGCCTGGGTGGAACAAGGATTGATGGCCCGCGTTGAAGCGCTGCAGCTCGATACCCGTGGAGCGATCGTCACTCTACATACCCAGTCCTAA
- a CDS encoding IctB family putative bicarbonate transporter, with amino-acid sequence MTSVWQQVLLARPVSLEFLGRWASSSYLLRWLPLLQAWRSSSWLLQWSEAIALVLAALVYVLAPFVSTTLIGILLMAASAFWLLRVVSEPADLRRITPIHMLVGLYWAISTVATVLSPVRSAALDGWVKLTLYLLLFVWMARLLRSPQMRSILISIYLHVSLLVSVAGIRQFIFGADALATWVDVESSLAGTTRVYSYLGNPNLLASYLMPAVMLSAAAIFAWQRWLPKALASMMFVVHTACLVLTFSRGGWIGLVVGGFIFVLLLVHWYSIHLPRFWRIWSIPIVLGLSAGFVVVAVMAVEPLRDRVASMFVGREDSSNNFRINVWMSVIEMIKDRPILGIGPGNSAFNRIYPFYQQPGYTALSAYSIVLEVAAETGLIGLTCMVWLLLVTFHQGWTQLQRLRNLSHIQGFWLMGAIATMMGMLAHGVVDTVWYRPQVSTLWWGMVALVASYYVLPRAESPSGEQFPSDKDGDLGQDAFGEPGV; translated from the coding sequence ATGACTTCAGTTTGGCAACAGGTTTTATTGGCCCGCCCTGTATCCCTAGAGTTTCTGGGGCGTTGGGCATCATCTAGCTATCTACTGCGGTGGCTGCCGCTCCTGCAAGCATGGCGATCGAGCAGTTGGCTTTTGCAGTGGAGTGAGGCGATCGCCCTTGTCTTGGCGGCTTTGGTCTATGTTCTTGCGCCGTTTGTCTCGACGACCCTCATCGGCATTTTGCTGATGGCAGCCTCTGCCTTTTGGCTTTTACGAGTTGTGTCGGAACCCGCCGACCTGCGCCGGATTACGCCCATTCACATGCTGGTGGGTCTCTACTGGGCGATCAGCACGGTGGCCACGGTGCTATCTCCCGTGCGCAGTGCGGCTTTGGATGGCTGGGTGAAACTCACCCTCTATCTGCTGCTGTTTGTGTGGATGGCGCGGCTGCTGCGATCGCCCCAGATGCGCTCTATTCTGATTAGCATTTACCTCCATGTTTCGCTGCTGGTCAGCGTTGCGGGGATTCGGCAATTTATCTTTGGTGCAGATGCCTTAGCAACCTGGGTTGATGTTGAATCGTCCCTAGCCGGCACCACCCGTGTCTATAGCTACCTCGGCAACCCCAACCTGCTAGCCTCCTACCTCATGCCCGCCGTCATGCTCAGCGCCGCCGCCATCTTTGCCTGGCAGCGCTGGCTGCCCAAAGCCCTAGCCAGCATGATGTTTGTCGTCCACACCGCCTGCCTAGTGCTCACCTTCAGCCGAGGCGGTTGGATTGGCCTGGTCGTCGGTGGATTCATATTTGTACTGCTGCTGGTGCATTGGTACAGTATCCATCTACCGCGCTTCTGGCGCATTTGGTCGATTCCCATCGTATTGGGACTATCGGCAGGGTTTGTCGTTGTCGCCGTCATGGCCGTCGAACCGTTGCGCGATCGCGTTGCCAGTATGTTTGTCGGACGGGAAGACAGCAGCAACAACTTCCGCATCAATGTGTGGATGTCGGTGATTGAAATGATCAAAGACCGTCCTATCCTAGGCATTGGCCCCGGCAATAGCGCCTTCAATCGAATTTATCCGTTCTACCAACAGCCAGGCTATACCGCCCTCAGCGCCTATTCCATCGTGTTGGAAGTGGCAGCAGAAACCGGACTGATCGGGTTAACCTGCATGGTGTGGCTGTTGCTCGTCACCTTCCACCAAGGCTGGACGCAACTACAGCGACTACGCAACCTCAGCCATATACAAGGCTTTTGGCTAATGGGCGCGATCGCCACCATGATGGGGATGTTGGCCCATGGCGTGGTAGACACCGTCTGGTATCGTCCCCAGGTCAGTACCCTCTGGTGGGGCATGGTGGCCCTCGTTGCTAGCTACTATGTTCTACCCCGTGCCGAATCGCCCAGCGGGGAGCAATTCCCCAGCGACAAGGATGGTGATTTAGGTCAAGATGCTTTCGGTGAACCGGGAGTTTAG
- a CDS encoding response regulator encodes MTTILVIEDQQPIRENIAAILETEGYNVIGAKDGSFGLRLVREKQPDLIVCDIMMPGIDGYGVLNALRHNPMTAAIPFIFLSARTDKLDQRQGMNLGADDYLTKPFTRHELLDSIRARLQKHTMIMKRSQSAQRQTSYLEEKLTALEEHSIESDRLLEQFSDEFSGLISNINLVVQLLSDRTANDVLDRYLKVLKEECHRGVELLNQHRVLPKLVDDKTAKLLDRFNELMG; translated from the coding sequence ATGACGACTATTCTTGTCATTGAAGACCAGCAACCCATCCGTGAAAACATTGCCGCTATTTTAGAAACCGAAGGCTACAACGTCATCGGAGCCAAAGATGGTAGCTTTGGGCTTCGCCTAGTACGCGAAAAGCAGCCCGACCTAATCGTTTGCGACATTATGATGCCGGGAATTGATGGCTACGGTGTTTTAAACGCCCTGCGCCACAATCCCATGACAGCGGCGATTCCCTTCATTTTTCTCTCCGCCCGAACCGATAAGCTAGACCAGCGCCAGGGCATGAACCTAGGAGCTGATGACTATCTCACCAAGCCCTTCACGCGCCATGAATTGCTGGATAGCATCCGAGCCCGGCTGCAAAAACACACCATGATCATGAAGCGCAGCCAGTCGGCCCAGCGCCAAACCTCCTACCTAGAAGAAAAACTAACGGCTCTGGAAGAACATTCCATTGAAAGCGATCGCCTCCTAGAGCAATTCTCCGACGAGTTCAGCGGCTTAATTTCCAATATCAACCTCGTGGTGCAACTGCTAAGCGATCGCACCGCCAATGACGTGCTGGATCGCTACCTCAAGGTGCTCAAAGAAGAATGCCATCGCGGGGTAGAGCTGCTCAACCAGCATCGCGTTCTGCCCAAGCTGGTGGACGATAAAACAGCCAAGCTCCTCGATCGCTTCAACGAACTCATGGGCTAA
- a CDS encoding YciI family protein — MPWFVKLERGIVDKTTFDQYVPAHIDYVQSLIARGHDARSGYWAERGGGMLLFQASSLEEAEAIVANDPLVQNHCVDYELHEWRIVVQ, encoded by the coding sequence ATGCCTTGGTTTGTCAAACTTGAACGGGGTATTGTGGACAAGACCACCTTCGACCAGTATGTCCCGGCCCATATTGATTATGTCCAATCCCTGATCGCCCGCGGCCATGATGCACGCAGTGGCTACTGGGCGGAGCGGGGCGGGGGTATGCTGCTTTTCCAGGCTAGTTCGCTGGAGGAAGCAGAGGCGATCGTCGCCAATGATCCCTTAGTTCAAAACCACTGTGTAGACTACGAGCTGCATGAATGGCGCATTGTGGTGCAGTAG
- a CDS encoding DUF2605 domain-containing protein: protein MFSSNAPEPELLKALLEPLLDDFQYWFGRSRSLLEAQELDFLAPEEQSDLLARVTTAQQEVSTAQMLLRATDGQVGIETSILMPWHRLVAECWQVSRRSRMARVQGE, encoded by the coding sequence ATGTTTAGTTCGAATGCACCGGAGCCCGAATTATTGAAGGCATTACTGGAGCCGCTTTTAGACGACTTTCAATATTGGTTTGGGCGATCGCGATCGCTGCTTGAAGCCCAAGAGCTCGACTTCTTGGCCCCCGAAGAGCAGTCTGATCTACTCGCGCGGGTGACGACGGCCCAGCAAGAAGTGAGCACGGCTCAAATGTTGCTGCGTGCCACCGATGGTCAGGTGGGGATTGAAACCTCAATTTTGATGCCCTGGCATCGGTTAGTAGCTGAATGCTGGCAGGTCAGCCGACGTAGTCGAATGGCGCGCGTCCAGGGTGAATAG
- the thrS gene encoding threonine--tRNA ligase, whose product MQAQPAEQQPIRLPKTSESDLLKRIRHTTSHVMAMAVQKLFPKAQVTIGPWIENGFYYDFDSPEPFTEQDLKAIKKEMVKIIKRKLPVIREEVSREEAERRIQALGEPYKLEILQDLKEPITLYHLGDAWWDLCAGPHVENTQDLNPKAFDLESLAGAYWRGDETKAQLQRIYGTAWETPEQLAEYKRRKEEALRRDHRRLGKELGLFIFSDSVGPGLPMWTPKGTVLRSLLEDFLKQEQIRRGYQQVVTPHIGRVDLFKTSGHWQKYRDDLFPMMGASEDEGFVLKAMNCPFHIQIYKASLRSYRELPLRFAEFGTVYRYEQSGELGGLTRVRGFTQDDAHLFVTPEQLNDEFLKVVDLIQSVFKALHLTNFKARLSFRDPKSDKYIGSDDAWNKAEAAIQQAVETLGMNHFLGIGEAAFYGPKLDFMVQDALEREWQLGTVQVDYNLPERFDLEYVAEDGTRQRPVMIHRAPFGSLERLIGILIEEYAGDFPLWLAPVQVRLLPVTSEQLTFARQVVEHMQSLGVRAEVDLSGERLGKMIRNAEKEKIPVMAVVGAKEAEGNSLSIRTRASGELGAIAVPEVLDRLTQAIAAYGKF is encoded by the coding sequence ATGCAAGCTCAGCCCGCCGAACAGCAGCCCATTCGTCTGCCCAAAACCAGCGAATCCGATCTCCTCAAGCGCATTCGCCATACCACCTCTCATGTCATGGCCATGGCGGTGCAGAAACTCTTTCCCAAGGCGCAGGTGACGATTGGCCCTTGGATTGAAAATGGTTTCTACTACGATTTTGACAGTCCTGAACCGTTCACGGAGCAGGATCTCAAGGCCATTAAAAAGGAGATGGTGAAAATCATCAAGCGCAAGCTGCCGGTGATCCGCGAGGAGGTCAGCCGGGAAGAAGCAGAGCGCCGCATTCAGGCGCTAGGGGAACCCTACAAGCTAGAAATCCTCCAAGATCTAAAGGAACCCATCACCCTATATCACCTGGGCGATGCTTGGTGGGATCTCTGCGCCGGGCCCCACGTGGAGAATACTCAGGATCTCAACCCCAAAGCCTTTGATCTGGAAAGTTTGGCCGGAGCCTATTGGCGCGGCGACGAAACCAAAGCCCAGCTCCAGCGTATCTACGGCACCGCTTGGGAAACGCCGGAGCAGCTAGCAGAATATAAGCGCCGCAAGGAAGAGGCCCTGCGCCGGGATCACCGTCGTCTGGGCAAGGAGCTAGGGCTATTCATTTTTTCGGACTCCGTGGGCCCAGGTTTGCCCATGTGGACTCCGAAGGGGACGGTGCTGCGATCGCTGCTGGAAGACTTCCTCAAGCAAGAACAGATCCGCCGAGGCTACCAGCAGGTAGTCACGCCCCACATCGGACGCGTCGATTTGTTTAAAACCTCGGGGCACTGGCAGAAATATCGCGATGACCTTTTCCCGATGATGGGAGCATCGGAAGATGAGGGATTTGTCCTCAAGGCCATGAACTGTCCGTTCCATATCCAAATTTACAAAGCTAGCCTGCGCTCCTACCGGGAACTACCCCTGCGCTTTGCTGAATTTGGCACGGTCTATCGCTATGAACAGTCGGGAGAACTGGGCGGCCTCACCCGAGTGCGCGGCTTCACCCAAGACGATGCCCACCTGTTTGTCACGCCGGAGCAACTGAATGACGAATTCCTCAAGGTAGTGGATCTGATCCAGTCGGTCTTTAAGGCTTTGCATCTCACCAACTTTAAGGCCAGGCTGAGTTTCCGCGATCCCAAGTCGGACAAATACATCGGCAGTGATGATGCTTGGAATAAAGCCGAAGCCGCCATTCAGCAGGCAGTAGAAACCCTAGGCATGAACCACTTCCTTGGCATTGGGGAAGCGGCGTTCTACGGCCCCAAACTCGACTTTATGGTGCAGGATGCCCTAGAGCGGGAGTGGCAGCTTGGGACGGTGCAGGTTGACTACAACTTGCCTGAGCGCTTTGACCTGGAATATGTCGCCGAAGACGGCACCCGTCAGCGTCCCGTGATGATCCACCGAGCTCCCTTTGGCTCCTTGGAGCGCTTAATTGGGATTTTGATTGAAGAATATGCTGGCGACTTTCCCCTGTGGTTGGCTCCGGTGCAGGTGCGCTTGCTGCCGGTGACCTCCGAGCAGCTTACCTTTGCCCGGCAGGTGGTGGAGCATATGCAATCCCTGGGCGTCCGAGCTGAGGTGGATCTCAGCGGCGAGCGCTTAGGTAAAATGATCCGCAATGCTGAGAAGGAAAAAATTCCGGTGATGGCCGTCGTGGGAGCCAAGGAAGCCGAGGGTAACTCCCTGAGTATTCGCACCCGTGCCTCTGGAGAACTGGGGGCGATCGCTGTCCCTGAGGTTCTCGATCGCTTGACCCAGGCGATCGCGGCCTATGGCAAGTTCTAG
- the smpB gene encoding SsrA-binding protein SmpB, whose protein sequence is MGKSSSGQKILSDNRQARHQYEVLERFEAGIALKGTEVKSLRLGKANLRDGYALIRDAEVWLHNVHISPHESASQVFNHDPRRVRKLLLHKDEIRRLVGKVEQQGLTLVPLKLYLKEGRVKVDLGLCRGKKLHDKREALKQKQEKRETARALKDY, encoded by the coding sequence ATGGGTAAGAGCAGCAGCGGGCAGAAGATCCTTTCAGATAATCGCCAGGCCCGCCATCAATATGAAGTATTAGAGCGCTTTGAAGCCGGCATTGCCCTCAAGGGCACGGAGGTAAAGTCTCTACGATTGGGCAAGGCGAACCTGCGAGATGGGTATGCCCTGATTCGGGATGCGGAGGTGTGGCTGCACAATGTGCATATTTCACCCCACGAAAGCGCCAGTCAAGTATTCAACCATGATCCCCGTCGTGTGCGTAAGCTCTTGCTCCACAAGGACGAGATTCGTCGGTTGGTGGGCAAGGTGGAGCAGCAGGGGCTGACCTTGGTACCCCTGAAGCTCTACTTAAAGGAGGGGCGAGTCAAAGTAGACCTAGGGCTCTGTCGTGGTAAGAAGCTGCACGATAAGCGTGAGGCGCTGAAGCAGAAGCAGGAGAAACGAGAGACGGCCAGGGCGCTGAAGGATTACTAA
- a CDS encoding DUF4278 domain-containing protein, whose protein sequence is MKLTYRGTTYNYTPPAVELGDSTSVGTYRGVDIRFRNPKKVFVQQTTLDLKYRNAAYTSTQPVMDAAIAPEVEATPVAQVMAAVAEPVKAAVLDVQDRARALMMGHHRTIKQRQQAMLTRLDAEVGVPVAEAAKYWNHVQGKVHPSFRASYDRSGAALS, encoded by the coding sequence ATGAAACTCACATATCGCGGCACCACATACAACTACACCCCTCCGGCTGTTGAACTAGGCGACTCGACGTCAGTTGGCACCTACCGGGGTGTTGACATCCGATTCCGTAACCCTAAGAAAGTTTTCGTTCAGCAAACCACGCTGGATCTGAAATATCGCAACGCTGCCTACACGTCCACTCAGCCCGTGATGGATGCAGCGATCGCTCCTGAGGTTGAAGCGACTCCCGTTGCCCAAGTTATGGCAGCGGTAGCAGAACCCGTCAAAGCGGCTGTTCTAGACGTACAAGATCGGGCACGGGCTTTGATGATGGGTCATCACCGCACCATCAAGCAACGCCAGCAAGCCATGCTAACCCGCTTGGATGCTGAAGTCGGCGTACCTGTGGCTGAAGCTGCTAAGTATTGGAATCACGTGCAAGGCAAGGTTCATCCTTCCTTCCGGGCCAGCTACGACCGTAGCGGCGCAGCTCTGAGCTAG
- a CDS encoding AMIN domain-containing protein, with protein sequence MGKSVRFHLRPTAIALITVASRLALGSVALGLPMMLGAAPLQAAQLTQWSFDASSRSLTVTVPNGQSPDYFLLAQPPRIVINLPDTDVGNVPTEQSYSGMVRHIRVGQFQPGMARIVIELAPDVVFAPGQVELRPVEGDRWVIRPLLEGNTPPVAAAPPDVSVDSSRGDVEFSVPSPTASSPVASPSPSPPPVPTTSSSLPSASALPELEPGAIEVMVPPPASPAPVTSPAPVQEPAPALEPVIEPRLETEASEDRVEDPEEPEAPTDPVAAQPVVVEPVMVEPPASSAPSRTADTVDFGQPLPTDAPAMPETPATVVAASPSVWLPAGTVLTLRYPGERSLDLPLTVPRQEVLLVNQPVIDTTGQVLVPVDSQVLGRFESSSSGSRFVVQALSVDGQNIRVTGQSSTITARRSRAIAPDQIIDVQLTEDLAYR encoded by the coding sequence ATGGGAAAATCAGTCCGGTTTCATCTTCGACCCACGGCGATCGCTCTGATCACCGTGGCATCACGATTGGCCCTAGGCAGCGTGGCACTGGGCTTGCCTATGATGCTGGGGGCTGCACCGCTGCAAGCGGCCCAACTTACCCAATGGTCATTTGATGCGTCTAGCCGTAGTTTGACGGTCACGGTGCCCAATGGACAGAGCCCAGACTATTTCCTGTTGGCCCAGCCACCGCGAATTGTCATTAACCTACCAGACACAGATGTGGGCAATGTGCCCACGGAGCAGTCCTATAGCGGCATGGTGCGACATATTCGGGTCGGTCAGTTTCAGCCGGGTATGGCCCGCATTGTCATAGAACTAGCGCCAGATGTAGTTTTTGCGCCAGGACAGGTGGAATTGCGGCCCGTGGAGGGCGATCGCTGGGTGATTCGACCGTTGTTGGAGGGCAATACGCCGCCGGTGGCCGCAGCGCCCCCTGATGTATCCGTGGACTCTAGTCGTGGCGACGTGGAATTCTCCGTACCATCGCCGACTGCTTCTAGCCCAGTTGCTTCTCCTAGCCCATCGCCGCCGCCTGTCCCTACGACTTCGTCGAGTCTGCCCAGCGCCAGTGCCCTACCTGAGCTAGAGCCCGGTGCCATTGAAGTCATGGTGCCACCGCCAGCGTCGCCAGCTCCAGTTACCTCACCAGCTCCCGTTCAGGAACCGGCTCCGGCGTTAGAGCCCGTGATCGAGCCTAGGTTAGAGACAGAAGCCTCTGAGGATAGGGTTGAGGATCCTGAGGAGCCGGAAGCCCCGACAGATCCAGTGGCAGCACAGCCCGTTGTGGTCGAACCCGTTATGGTCGAGCCGCCTGCGTCATCGGCACCTTCCCGTACTGCCGATACAGTGGACTTTGGTCAACCGTTGCCCACCGATGCCCCAGCCATGCCAGAAACTCCAGCGACGGTTGTGGCAGCCAGTCCGTCCGTATGGTTGCCGGCTGGTACGGTTTTGACCCTGCGCTATCCCGGGGAGCGATCGCTTGATTTACCTTTGACCGTTCCTCGCCAAGAGGTGCTCCTGGTTAATCAACCGGTGATTGATACCACCGGGCAAGTGCTGGTGCCAGTGGATAGTCAAGTTCTAGGGCGTTTTGAATCGTCATCGTCGGGTAGCCGCTTTGTGGTTCAGGCCTTATCCGTGGATGGGCAAAATATTCGGGTTACGGGACAGTCATCCACGATCACGGCGCGGCGTTCTAGGGCGATCGCTCCTGACCAAATCATTGATGTTCAACTAACAGAAGATCTGGCCTATCGATAG
- the speY gene encoding deoxyhypusine synthase, with product MSQLLSHKIAPVPMPASINVVDLVDGYFTAYNSARLRETCHLLSREVLQEGVTVGLSLSGAMTPAGFGVSVLAPLMQHGFIDYIISTGANLYHDMHYGLGLSLYASNPFVDDIKLRQEGRIRIYDIVFDYDVLLETDAFIREILRSAPFQKRMGTAEFHHLLGRYVHEIETQLGVTHRSLLSTAYECGVPVYTSSPGDSSIGMNVAAIALEGSQLMIDPSIDVNETAAIVYGARQSGIPGVEGKSAALILGGGSPKNFLLQTQPQLHEVLGLEERGHDFFVQITDARPDTGGLSGATPNEAVSWGKVDPNELPSTIVCYTDSTIALPIIASYVINQCPGRSLKRLYDRRGELMDNLKRDYEAAKANPQKAANPSDLVGATSAPATYPCGTPIRR from the coding sequence ATGTCTCAACTACTGAGTCATAAAATTGCACCCGTGCCCATGCCCGCTAGCATCAACGTAGTGGATCTCGTGGATGGGTATTTCACCGCCTACAATTCAGCGCGGCTGCGGGAAACCTGCCATCTGTTAAGTCGTGAGGTTCTGCAAGAGGGCGTGACCGTTGGGCTCAGCCTTTCCGGTGCCATGACCCCAGCGGGCTTTGGCGTATCGGTACTGGCACCCTTGATGCAGCACGGTTTTATAGACTACATCATCAGCACCGGGGCCAATCTGTACCATGACATGCACTACGGGCTAGGGCTGAGCCTCTATGCCAGCAATCCCTTTGTAGACGATATCAAGCTGCGGCAAGAGGGACGCATTCGCATCTACGACATCGTGTTTGACTACGATGTGTTGCTGGAAACCGACGCCTTCATTCGCGAAATTCTGCGATCGGCTCCCTTCCAAAAACGGATGGGTACCGCTGAGTTCCATCATCTGCTGGGCCGCTATGTCCACGAAATTGAAACCCAGCTTGGCGTCACCCACCGCTCGCTCCTTTCGACCGCCTACGAATGTGGCGTGCCTGTCTACACCTCATCCCCTGGTGATAGCTCCATCGGCATGAACGTGGCAGCGATCGCCTTGGAAGGATCCCAGTTGATGATTGATCCCTCGATTGACGTCAACGAAACCGCCGCCATCGTCTACGGGGCGCGCCAGTCTGGCATTCCCGGCGTAGAAGGCAAAAGCGCTGCCCTGATCCTCGGCGGCGGCAGTCCTAAGAACTTCCTGCTGCAAACCCAGCCCCAGCTCCATGAGGTTCTGGGTCTTGAAGAACGGGGTCACGATTTCTTCGTGCAAATTACCGACGCCCGACCGGATACCGGCGGTCTATCAGGAGCCACCCCTAACGAAGCGGTGAGCTGGGGCAAGGTCGATCCCAATGAACTGCCTAGCACCATCGTCTGCTACACCGACAGCACCATTGCCCTGCCGATCATTGCCTCCTACGTGATCAACCAATGCCCAGGGCGATCGCTGAAGCGGCTCTACGATCGCCGAGGTGAGTTGATGGATAACCTAAAGCGCGACTATGAAGCCGCCAAGGCAAATCCCCAGAAAGCGGCTAACCCCTCTGATCTCGTCGGTGCCACCAGCGCCCCGGCCACCTATCCCTGCGGTACACCCATCCGCCGATAG
- a CDS encoding DUF2973 domain-containing protein yields the protein MLHLLYIVAFAVLAFLAVGNLIRNLMTLGAEVRQEPSNNRSGYGNSMGSSRMSSHPELLDETGAVVKEPYLVMRSITVDDARKRLDALYQSSPNTDETQDETL from the coding sequence ATGTTACATCTGCTCTATATTGTTGCGTTTGCAGTGTTGGCGTTCTTGGCCGTCGGCAATTTGATTCGAAATTTAATGACCCTAGGGGCGGAAGTCCGTCAAGAGCCCAGCAACAATCGGTCGGGGTATGGCAATTCGATGGGCTCGTCCCGGATGTCATCCCATCCTGAACTGCTGGATGAGACGGGGGCTGTGGTTAAGGAGCCCTATTTGGTGATGCGATCGATTACGGTTGATGATGCGCGCAAGCGTCTAGACGCCCTCTATCAATCATCTCCCAACACAGACGAGACCCAGGACGAAACGCTTTAG